The Humulus lupulus chromosome 4, drHumLupu1.1, whole genome shotgun sequence genome has a window encoding:
- the LOC133829891 gene encoding pentatricopeptide repeat-containing protein At1g10270-like produces the protein MSLYRLLLRSLRRPSSAAQTSAPSLSALLHNPRATPETILTSPSPHFFTRRSFAFSSAEEAAAERRRRKRRLRIEPPLHALRRDPHPPAPRDPNAPRLPDSTSALVGPRLNLHNRVQSLIRAGDLDAASAVARHSVFSNTRPTVFTCNAIIAAMYRGKRYSDAVSLFQFFFNQSNIVPNIVSYNNLINTHCDEGRVDVGLEIYRHIIANAPFSPSPVTFRHLTKGLVDAGRIGDAVDLLREMLNKGHGADSLVFNNLISGFLNLDNLEKANELFDELKERCLVYDGVVNATFMEWFFNSGREKEAMESYKSLLDRQFKMIPATCNVLLEVLLKHGKKVEALTLFDQMLDNHTPPNFQAVNSETFNIMVNECFKHEKIEEAIATFRKVGTKVNSKPFAMDVAGYNNIITRYCEIGMLSDAETLFAELCSKSLSPDANTYKTLIDAYLKEERIDDALKTLSKMVEAGLRVVASFGNRVFDEFIKNGKAVDCAQILKKMGEKDPKPDVSCYEVVIKGLCNEESFDPSRDLLEEMIRYGLGVNPTLQQFVNEAFGKAGRAEEIEGVLSMNRWGHTPPSRMAGPRQQSFGRAQIRGPGQMSAPENAGYPPRTGFQQPPPSRPAQMVGPYQMASGTPQMTAPPQNTYSASSQMSPQNLPLGAQMTRPYYPHSQSSQMGAQYHPLSGAPEMGRPQHPPVTTPQMAEPPHNGGSQYPPVTTPQMASGAPQMTAPPQNTYSASSQMSPQNLPLGSQMTRPYYPHPQSSQMGAQYHPLSGAPEMGRPQHPPVTTPQMAEPAHNGGSQYPPSMSSQVGGSHHHPSGTSQMAGYQQHHPPGPPQPAVPYYHQMSQASQMDGWSSGAPSHPPSGHSQMAGPYAQQSDSYRTSGQQHLQSESHQPQVADQVAAA, from the coding sequence ATGTCTCTCTACCGGCTTCTCCTCCGTTCACTTCGCCGCCCCTCCTCCGCCGCACAAACCTCAGCCCCATCCCTCTCAGCTCTCCTCCACAACCCACGCGCTACTCCTGAAACTATCCTCACATCTCCCAGCCCTCACTTCTTTACCCGCCGCTCCTTCGCCTTCTCCTCAGCAGAGGAAGCCGCTGCAGAGCGCCGCCGCCGGAAGCGCCGCCTGCGCATCGAGCCGCCACTCCACGCCCTCCGCCGCGATCCCCACCCCCCTGCTCCCCGGGATCCTAATGCCCCTCGTCTTCCTGACTCCACCTCGGCACTGGTTGGCCCGCGCCTTAACCTTCACAACCGAGTTCAGTCCCTAATTCGTGCCGGAGACCTAGACGCAGCTTCTGCTGTAGCTCGTCACTCTGTCTTCTCCAACACTCGTCCCACAGTCTTCACCTGCAACGCCATTATCGCCGCCATGTACCGCGGCAAGCGCTACAGCGATGCCGTTTCCCTCTTCCAGTTCTTCTTCAACCAATCCAACATAGTCCCGAACATTGTCTCTTACAATAATCTGATTAACACCCACTGCGACGAGGGCCGAGTCGATGTTGGTCTCGAGATCTATCGCCATATAATTGCCAATGCGCCCTTCAGCCCTTCTCCGGTAACCTTCCGGCACTTGACGAAAGGGTTGGTCGATGCTGGTCGTATTGGGGATGCCGTGGATCTCTTGAGGGAAATGTTGAACAAAGGTCACGGCGCGGATTCGTTGGTTTTTAACAATTTGATTTCTGGGTTTCTCAATTTGGATAATTTGGAGAAGGCAAATGAGCTTTTTGACGAGCTTAAGGAAAGGTGTTTGGTTTATGATGGGGTTGTAAATGCGACGTTTATGGAGTGGTTTTTCAACAGTGGGAGAGAGAAGGAGGCTATGGAGTCCTACAAGTCTTTGCTCGATAGGCAGTTCAAGATGATTCCAGCTACTTGCAATGTTCTGTTGGAGGTGCTGCTGAAGCATGGGAAGAAGGTTGAGGCCTTGACTTTGTTCGATCAGATGTTGGATAATCACACGCCTCCCAACTTTCAGGCTGTCAATTCAGAAACGTTTAACATAATGGTCAATGAGTGTTTCAAGCATGAGAAGATTGAAGAGGCCATTGCAACTTTCAGGAAGGTGGGAACTAAGGTAAATTCCAAACCTTTTGCTATGGATGTTGCTGGATATAATAATATCATTACTAGATATTGTGAAATTGGGATGTTATCGGATGCCGAGACTTTGTTTGCGGAATTGTGTTCGAAGTCGTTGTCTCCTGATGCGAATACTTACAAGACTCTTATTGATGCGTATCTGAAAGAAGAGCGGATAGATGATGCTTTGAAAACATTGAGTAAAATGGTTGAGGCTGGCTTGAGGGTTGTTGCCAGTTTTGGTAATAGGGTGTTTGATGAATTTATTAAAAATGGTAAAGCAGTAGACTGTGCGCAGATTTTAAAGAAAATGGGAGAGAAAGATCCTAAACCGGATGTCAGTTGTTATGAGGTTGTGATTAAGGGGCTTTGTAATGAAGAATCATTTGATCCGAGCCGTGATTTGCTTGAAGAGATGATAAGATACGGCCTTGGGGTTAATCCTACTCTGCAACAATTTGTAAATGAGGCTTTTGGCAAAGCTGGTCGTGCTGAGGAGATTGAAGGAGTGCTAAGCATGAATCGATGGGGACACACACCACCCTCTCGAATGGCAGGACCTCGACAGCAGTCATTTGGCAGAGCTCAAATTAGAGGACCTGGACAAATGTCTGCACCTGAGAATGCAGGATATCCTCCAAGGACTGGATTTCAACAGCCACCACCATCAAGGCCTGCGCAGATGGTTGGGCCGTACCAAATGGCATCAGGAACGCCTCAAATGACAGCACCACCGCAAAACACTTATTCAGCATCCTCTCAAATGAGTCCCCAAAACCTTCCATTAGGGGCTCAAATGACAAGGCCATATTACCCACATTCGCAGTCTTCTCAGATGGGAGCACAGTATCATCCATTATCTGGAGCCCCTGAAATGGGACGACCCCAACACCCGCCAGTAACAACTCCCCAAATGGCAGAACCTCCTCATAATGGAGGATCTCAGTACCCTCCAGTAACAACTCCCCAAATGGCATCAGGAGCGCCTCAAATGACAGCACCACCGCAAAACACTTATTCAGCATCCTCTCAAATGAGTCCCCAAAACCTTCCATTAGGGTCTCAAATGACAAGGCCATATTACCCACATCCGCAGTCTTCTCAGATGGGAGCACAGTATCACCCATTATCTGGAGCCCCTGAAATGGGACGACCCCAACACCCGCCAGTAACAACTCCCCAAATGGCAGAACCTGCTCATAATGGAGGATCTCAGTACCCTCCTTCTATGTCTTCGCAAGTGGGAGGATCCCACCATCATCCATCAGGAACCTCTCAAATGGCTGGATACCAGCAACATCATCCACCAGGGCCTCCACAACCAGCAGTACCATATTATCATCAAATGTCACAGGCTTCTCAAATGGATGGATGGTCTTCAGGAGCACCATCACACCCTCCATCAGGACACTCACAAATGGCAGGACCATATGCTCAGCAATCAGACTCTTATAGAACGTCTGGACAGCAACATTTGCAGTCAGAATCCCATCAGCCACAAGTGGCAGACCAGGTAGCGGCTGCttga
- the LOC133829892 gene encoding peroxisomal 2,4-dienoyl-CoA reductase [(3E)-enoyl-CoA-producing]-like → MVMESPFRADMAKGKVALITGGASGIGLEISTQLGKHGASIAIMGRRKQVIDSAVSDLRSLGISAVGFQGDVRKQEDAKRVVDSTFENFGRIDILVNAAAGNFLVLSEDLSPNGFRTVMDIDSVGTFTMCHEALKYLKKGGLGKSSSGGGLILNISATLHYTAAWYQIHVSAAKAAIDAITRNLALEWGTDHDIKVNVIAPGPIANTPGMDKLAPKEMETKTNDYLPVTMAGESWDVAMAALYLVSDAGRHINGANMVVDGGQWLSRPPHLPKEAVKKLSRAVEKRSRAAPLLPRSKI, encoded by the exons ATGGTGATGGAGTCACCGTTCAGAGCTGACATGGCTAAGGGTAAGGTGGCTCTGATAACCGGAGGAGCTTCTGGTATTGGTTTGGAGATTTCCACTCAGCTCGGCAAACATGGAGCTTCCATCGCCATCATGGGACGAAGAAAACAAGTCATTGACTCTGCTGTCTCTGATCTCCGATCACTCGGGATTTCG GCTGTTGGTTTTCAAGGAGACGTTCGTAAACAAGAAGATGCAAAAAGAGTTGTGGATTCAACTTTTGAGAACTTTGGTAGAATTGACATACTTGTCAATGCTGCAGCAGGGAACTTCCTTGTTTTATCAGAAGACTTGTCCCCTAATGGATTTCGAACAG TTATGGATATTGATTCAGTTGGGACTTTCACAATGTGCCATGAGGCACTAAAGTATCTAAAGAAAGGAGGATTAGGGAAGAGCTCATCTGGTGGTGGACTAATCTTAAACATTAGTGCTACTCTGCATTATACAGCTGCTTGGTATCAAATCCATGTTTCAGCAGCCAAG GCAGCTATTGATGCCATTACAAGAAACTTGGCATTGGAGTGGGGGACTGATCATGACATCAAAGTCAATGTGATAGCACCTGGTCCTATTGCTAATACTCCTGGAATGGATAAACTCGCACCAAAGGAAATGGAAACCAAAACAAATGACTACCTTCCTGTGACTATGGCTGGGGAGAGTTGGGATGTGGCTATGGCTGCTCTTTATCTTGTTTCAGATGCAG GTAGGCACATAAATGGAGCTAATATGGTGGTTGATGGAGGACAATGGCTGAGCCGCCCCCCTCATCTGCCGAAAGAGGCAGTAAAGAAGCTTTCAAGAGCTGTGGAGAAGAGGTCTAGAGCTGCACCATTACTCCCAAGGAGCAAAATCTAA